From Methanofastidiosum sp., a single genomic window includes:
- a CDS encoding phosphatidate cytidylyltransferase, translated as MLSGDILGLIIVYGYVAVLLFISEKILYKYKVLSRKFLHIMVGNIMFILPIFETRFAITFLAAAPFIPLTFLMSPYSPLNIKDRISSSGHGLGLVYYAISWTILAFLFFDKPWIIAVGIAAMSYGDGMASLIGTRFGKRKYHFFGETKSIEGSIAMFVTLVSVLWIALKFYNYLFSSVTIVPMNYVILIFVPFVATFFEAVTPKGLDNLTACFSATILYYLLAMVV; from the coding sequence ATGTTATCCGGCGATATACTAGGCCTAATAATAGTCTATGGCTATGTGGCTGTTTTACTCTTTATCTCTGAAAAAATTTTATATAAATATAAAGTACTCAGTCGTAAATTTCTCCATATAATGGTTGGGAATATAATGTTTATATTGCCCATCTTTGAAACTAGATTTGCAATTACTTTTCTAGCAGCGGCACCTTTTATACCTCTGACTTTTTTAATGAGCCCCTACTCACCGCTAAATATCAAGGATAGAATTTCTTCATCTGGACATGGGCTTGGCTTAGTGTACTACGCTATTTCTTGGACAATTCTTGCATTTTTATTCTTCGATAAACCTTGGATTATTGCTGTAGGTATAGCTGCGATGTCATATGGGGATGGAATGGCATCCTTAATTGGAACTAGATTTGGCAAAAGGAAATATCATTTCTTTGGTGAAACAAAAAGTATCGAAGGATCAATTGCAATGTTTGTTACACTAGTTTCTGTTTTGTGGATTGCATTAAAATTCTACAATTACTTGTTTTCAAGTGTAACAATAGTCCCAATGAATTATGTTATTTTAATTTTTGTTCCTTTTGTTGCAACTTTCTTTGAAGCTGTTACACCTAAAGGCCTCGATAATTTGACGGCTTGTTTTTCTGCAACTATTCTTTATTACTTACTGGCGATGGTGGTATAA